The Calliopsis andreniformis isolate RMS-2024a chromosome 5, iyCalAndr_principal, whole genome shotgun sequence nucleotide sequence ATGCTGCTGGCAGCAAGGACCGTTTCCAAGATTCTCAATTTTTAGTATTTGTAAATCGAATTCTTGCATTCTTGATGTCAGGATTGTATTTGTTAGTTCAGAGGCAACCACAACACAAAGCACCACTTTACAAATACGCCTTTTGTTCCTTGTCAAATATTATGAGCAGTTGGTGTCAATATGAAGCACTAAAGTATGTTAGTTTTCCAACACAGGTAATTGTTATTTTATTGTTGCCTTTATTAATTTACATTatcaattttttatataattttaatttaacatGTCTGTGTATTTTTAGGTATTGGCAAAAGCATCTAAAATAATTCCAGTAATGATAATGGGAAAAATAGTTTCTCATGCTACATATGAGTATTATGAATATGTTACAGCCATACTTATATCTATTGGAATGACATTGTTTATGTTAGATAGTTCTGATTATAAAAATGGTAAAGTTTTTTATATAGTTTGTGCACATctgtgaattttttatttttgttaccattattttaatatttttagatgGAGCTACAACCATCTCTGGTATTGTTCTCTTAGGAGGTTACTTACTATTAGATAGTTTTACAAGTACCTGGCAAAATGCATTGTTCGTGGAATATGGTGCAACAAGCGTACAGATGATGTGTGCAGTTAATatgttttcatgtttattaacTGCAATGTCCTTGTTTCAGCAGTCCAGTTTTCCTCTCATATTTTCGTTTATGATAAAGGTGACTAAAGCTGAATCTGATAGAATAGAAATAGAATGgcaataataattttataatgaTCTGCAATACGATATTAAAATTTCTATCGTTATAGTATCCTAGATTCATTACGGATTGCTTACTGATATCAATTTGCTCTGCGAGTGGCcaattatatattttctatacAATTTCTAAATTTGGACCAGTGacatttgttattatgatgaccatTCGACAGGTAATACTCTTTTTTTGTATATTTCTCACTGTTCGTTGAATACTTTATTTTTACAATACATGCGAAGATatacatttattttattcttttaggGTTTGGCTATATTATTATCTTGTTTGATATATCATCATCGCGTAACGACTATTGGTATAGCCGGCATACTATTAGTATTTGGTTCAGTATTTTTACGAATATATTGTAATAATCGACTGCGTGCGATTAGAAGACGTAGAGCTACGGCGAATAGTATAAAAGATTAATTACACGAATAAAAAGCCTGTCAAAcaaaatttgtattattttatttgcatttctttTTTATGCGTGTGTATATTTTATTCCGTATATCTAATTATCGAGAATAAATAATCTATCTACCTATATAATGTAATGATCATGTAGTTCCAAcgttatttttataaagtttttacaaatgtttaacaatacatttatttatctaacaatcattttcaatatttattatGTCACGCTATACTCTACTATAGAAGGTACTGTTTATTGTGTCTTAAAAAGTTGGTAGTTTTGAAGTATGTaagtttaatataattatttatttgtcaaGTATTTATTTTATCAGAAACATCGTGTACAAAGTCGTAAAAAAATGatattagaaatataagaagTAGAAACATTATATCTTATGATTGTGCAGTTATCGCGAGTTAGTAGTTGTCTAATTTACCAATTAAATGCAacaattatcataatttttCTACTAATTACGTTGTTACGTACGCAAACAGTTTACAGTATATACGTTAATTCGCTAATTTATAATTAGTAAACAAATATGGTAGCGTGAGAATTAAATACTAAAGAATTgtatatttttgtttctttttttattttcatgcaTTACATAATATATATGTTGAAGTTCTGTGACATTTGTAAGCATATGCAAAGTTGATTGAAACTTTTATTGATATACAAACATTATATGTATAGTGTAAGCGAATGTAGTTTAAAATTGTTAGttaatgtaattaaaatatCAGTGTCAAGCAAATTTTCAAAGTGTCAAGACTCATTCTTCAAGAGATGGAGGACGGTAAATAGCTATAAGGCACAAAATTGAAATGATTAATTCAGATGCCAAAAGTACTAACTGTATACTACAAAGAATTACTTCCAATCTAAGTACATAATTTTGCCAGAT carries:
- the LOC143179809 gene encoding adenosine 3'-phospho 5'-phosphosulfate transporter 1, translated to MRNFVGDVIICALLLLSVSLVFGASEIIKSLVNTGDKFLKASSYNWAVRLCLNILSYATVLLPGCLIYKYVRHTKYIQRGGKGCISRLIHSCFVGHCETGLLDASYTTASNHNQRTFMQDALLLFYCFFGLQVSYLTWGYLQEKIMTQEYENAAGSKDRFQDSQFLVFVNRILAFLMSGLYLLVQRQPQHKAPLYKYAFCSLSNIMSSWCQYEALKYVSFPTQVLAKASKIIPVMIMGKIVSHATYEYYEYVTAILISIGMTLFMLDSSDYKNDGATTISGIVLLGGYLLLDSFTSTWQNALFVEYGATSVQMMCAVNMFSCLLTAMSLFQQSSFPLIFSFMIKYPRFITDCLLISICSASGQLYIFYTISKFGPVTFVIMMTIRQGLAILLSCLIYHHRVTTIGIAGILLVFGSVFLRIYCNNRLRAIRRRRATANSIKD